One window from the genome of Gimesia aquarii encodes:
- a CDS encoding ArnT family glycosyltransferase: MDSEKPISSRSKAHHESLPDQPSHSRWIPLLHLLFVVLLFCFLSPYEWDRVQSEDQNLPFLTRFFLQMNVDTSPYFILLLLSPICWFIRPYFNFKFFSKVLLPRLSKEWVRTKQASGKLDFMAICLCLLVSSCSLFMSVWTASHIVNDELKLAMGDLPPAYHDEYSYLFQAKTFLEGRTSFPSHPDAPELFDQVHVLNEGKMASRYFPGTGIWLAPFVAWGHPYWGHWLAGAMTTFFIFWTGRELGGNGVGFLAGLVIALSPGMAIFSNLLLAHHPTLVGLALFLWSFLRMQRTYTLRDATLAGIGLTFAMLCRPMTAAGFALPFGIWLLLLLIKPCFSKKDHSAKSESQDSKTKRPAWVLTTGLAIPLSCGLLGLFFYNQSITGSGWKMPYQLYTDIYTPRHVYGFNNVIRGEQKLGPKVLENYDKWAENLTPTLAVQNVQNRFLASLQWTLGIIPLGLAGLIFLITEIRKASRWWMIFASIISLHFVHIPYWYDGIMHWHYVFESGPLWALIFARSTQTLFRIWRQIGRPLMFLLWISMLLVAVLTNLTSISPLWTSSKLETVVNNVAFSKLKHFQLQKMIQQYPKIEKPALILIAHDPADRHIDFVINEPELNQSVLMGRYRADRDEPAKLQSIFADRQIYLFDVSQNRLSKWNGAFWEPI; encoded by the coding sequence ATGGATTCGGAAAAACCAATTTCATCTAGGTCTAAAGCACACCATGAAAGTCTTCCGGACCAACCATCTCACTCTCGTTGGATTCCCCTGCTCCATCTGTTATTTGTAGTTCTGCTCTTTTGCTTCTTAAGCCCCTACGAATGGGATCGAGTTCAATCCGAAGACCAGAACCTCCCCTTTCTCACCCGTTTCTTTTTACAAATGAACGTCGATACCAGTCCGTATTTTATTCTATTACTTCTGAGTCCCATCTGCTGGTTTATTCGCCCTTACTTTAATTTCAAGTTTTTCTCAAAGGTACTTCTCCCCAGACTCTCTAAAGAATGGGTCAGAACAAAACAAGCTTCAGGAAAACTGGATTTCATGGCGATCTGCCTCTGTCTGTTGGTTTCATCCTGTTCATTATTCATGAGTGTCTGGACAGCCTCTCACATCGTGAATGACGAACTCAAGCTCGCAATGGGTGATCTACCACCTGCATATCATGATGAGTACAGCTACCTGTTTCAGGCCAAAACGTTTCTGGAAGGCCGCACTTCATTTCCGAGTCATCCCGATGCGCCTGAGCTTTTCGATCAAGTACATGTACTGAATGAAGGTAAAATGGCCAGTCGTTATTTTCCAGGAACCGGAATCTGGTTAGCGCCCTTTGTCGCCTGGGGACATCCCTATTGGGGCCATTGGCTGGCAGGCGCAATGACTACGTTCTTCATTTTCTGGACAGGTAGAGAATTAGGTGGAAATGGAGTTGGTTTTCTCGCCGGTTTGGTGATTGCACTTTCACCGGGCATGGCGATCTTCAGTAACCTGCTTTTAGCACATCACCCCACTTTAGTTGGCCTTGCTCTTTTCCTTTGGTCATTTTTAAGAATGCAGCGGACTTACACGCTACGAGATGCAACGCTGGCAGGAATCGGTTTAACATTCGCGATGCTTTGTCGTCCCATGACGGCGGCAGGCTTTGCACTCCCCTTTGGAATTTGGCTGCTACTCCTTCTCATCAAACCCTGTTTCAGTAAAAAAGATCACTCGGCGAAGTCAGAATCTCAAGACTCGAAAACGAAGCGTCCTGCTTGGGTATTGACCACTGGTCTGGCAATTCCATTAAGCTGTGGTTTGCTCGGCTTATTTTTTTACAATCAGTCCATCACCGGTAGTGGTTGGAAAATGCCTTACCAGCTTTATACCGATATATATACCCCCCGCCATGTCTATGGGTTCAACAATGTGATTCGGGGAGAGCAAAAACTCGGTCCCAAAGTATTAGAAAACTATGATAAATGGGCTGAAAACCTGACTCCAACATTAGCAGTGCAAAATGTACAAAACCGATTTCTGGCCAGCCTGCAATGGACCCTCGGAATCATTCCCCTCGGACTGGCAGGACTGATTTTTCTAATCACCGAGATTAGAAAGGCAAGCCGATGGTGGATGATTTTTGCCTCAATTATCTCACTACATTTCGTTCATATTCCCTACTGGTATGATGGCATTATGCACTGGCACTATGTGTTTGAATCTGGACCACTCTGGGCATTGATTTTTGCACGAAGTACCCAAACTTTATTTAGAATCTGGAGACAAATTGGTCGGCCTTTGATGTTTTTACTCTGGATCTCTATGTTGTTGGTCGCAGTTTTGACCAATCTGACATCGATTTCCCCTCTATGGACTTCTTCGAAGTTGGAAACCGTGGTTAATAATGTGGCTTTTTCAAAGCTAAAACATTTCCAGCTACAAAAAATGATACAACAGTACCCAAAGATAGAAAAACCGGCGCTCATACTCATCGCTCATGATCCGGCAGATCGACACATTGATTTTGTGATTAACGAGCCTGAATTAAATCAGTCGGTTCTAATGGGACGTTATCGTGCTGACCGAGACGAGCCAGCAAAATTACAATCAATATTTGCAGATCGGCAGATCTACCTCTTTGATGTATCCCAAAATCGGCTCAGCAAATGGAATGGCGCCTTCTGGGAACCCATCTAG
- the mutS gene encoding DNA mismatch repair protein MutS, translating to MTKTGKKLTPMMERYLEVKRQNPGTLLLFRMGDFYELFNEDAEIAARILGITLTSRDKSSSNPIPMAGFPHHSLDNYLYKLIHAGYRASICDQVEDPKKAKGMVKREVTRVVTPGTLTDDALLDPHENNFLASIHFGKSSIGLAWLELSTGRFLTSNTTAEHLIDELARIHPAECIFAEGNSALQNAVGHLDTMLTERPPWSFAADVCEKRLLSHFGTKTLEGFNLEQGSPSITAAGALLEYVEETQKSAIPHINQIEPYERGDRLLIDEATRRSLELTRTIREGKREGSLISVLDETVTSMGARLLTEWIANPLTNLNEIQKRLDSVEELLHNPVLVNDIREELAKTYDLQRLTARIATGRASARDLSFLAQTLALLPKLKAKLTGRKSELLQTLETRIDLCVEVRADIESMIVEDPPLTLNEGGVICPGFNEELDELRSLSRGGKEWIASYRNEESERIGIPNLKVGYNKVFGYYLEVSAAHAAKVPEHYIRKQTLKNQERYITPELKEYEEKVLKAEDRAIELEQTLFDELRERVAKEAPRTQKTAEVLAQIDVLFGLAHLATHAGYCRPEVTEEPVLDIRESRHPVLDRLQPTGEFVPNDVLLGDPYGRVQIITGPNMAGKSTYIRQAALLTLMAQIGSFIPASEARIGIADRIFARVGASDELSKGQSTFMVEMTEAARILNSASERSLVILDEIGRGTSTYDGISLAWSMTEHLHDQIKARTLFATHYHELTELTQSLKQASNWNVAVHEQDGEIVFLHKIIEGSANKSYGIHVARLAGIPEQVIHRANQILSTLEKDHIDASGKPTIPPRPQKTSSQQQLSLFGNTPHPVLDEIRDLNVDELTPLAALEELYRIREQLK from the coding sequence ATGACTAAAACAGGCAAGAAGCTAACCCCCATGATGGAGCGGTATCTGGAAGTCAAACGCCAGAATCCGGGAACTCTGCTTTTGTTTCGCATGGGTGATTTCTACGAACTCTTTAATGAAGATGCCGAGATCGCAGCCCGTATTTTGGGAATCACACTCACCAGTCGCGATAAATCTTCCAGTAATCCCATCCCGATGGCGGGCTTCCCACACCATTCGCTGGATAATTATCTCTATAAATTAATTCATGCCGGCTACAGGGCATCTATTTGTGATCAGGTAGAAGATCCTAAAAAAGCCAAGGGGATGGTAAAACGCGAAGTCACACGAGTCGTCACTCCGGGCACACTGACTGACGACGCCTTACTCGATCCTCACGAGAACAACTTCCTGGCAAGTATTCACTTCGGAAAATCAAGTATTGGCCTGGCCTGGCTGGAGCTATCCACGGGACGTTTCCTGACTTCGAACACGACAGCAGAACATTTAATTGACGAACTGGCCCGCATCCATCCGGCAGAATGTATTTTTGCGGAAGGAAATTCAGCACTGCAAAATGCGGTAGGGCACCTCGATACAATGCTGACTGAACGCCCTCCCTGGTCATTTGCAGCGGATGTGTGTGAAAAACGTTTACTATCACACTTTGGTACTAAGACACTGGAAGGTTTCAATCTCGAGCAGGGATCTCCTTCCATCACAGCCGCTGGTGCTCTGCTTGAATATGTGGAAGAAACACAAAAAAGTGCGATTCCGCATATCAATCAGATCGAACCTTATGAACGCGGTGATCGTTTATTAATTGATGAAGCGACGAGACGTAGCCTGGAATTGACGCGCACGATTCGTGAAGGGAAACGAGAAGGTAGTCTGATTTCGGTTCTCGATGAAACTGTCACTTCGATGGGTGCTCGGTTACTGACAGAATGGATTGCGAACCCATTAACAAACTTGAATGAAATTCAGAAACGACTCGACTCTGTTGAAGAACTCTTACACAACCCGGTACTGGTTAATGATATTAGAGAAGAACTTGCCAAGACTTATGATCTACAACGACTCACCGCGCGCATTGCAACCGGGAGAGCCAGTGCCCGTGATTTGAGTTTTCTAGCACAGACGTTAGCGTTACTGCCTAAACTGAAAGCGAAACTTACCGGTAGAAAATCAGAGTTGCTCCAAACACTTGAAACCAGAATTGATCTCTGTGTCGAAGTGCGTGCGGATATTGAATCGATGATTGTGGAAGATCCTCCACTGACTCTCAACGAAGGAGGCGTAATCTGTCCTGGATTTAACGAAGAACTGGATGAACTCCGCTCGCTATCGCGTGGAGGGAAAGAATGGATTGCCAGCTATCGTAATGAAGAATCGGAACGCATCGGCATTCCCAACCTCAAAGTCGGCTATAATAAAGTTTTTGGTTATTATCTGGAGGTTTCAGCCGCTCATGCTGCTAAAGTACCAGAGCATTATATTCGCAAACAAACTCTTAAGAATCAGGAACGCTATATCACGCCTGAACTGAAAGAGTACGAAGAAAAAGTACTCAAAGCAGAAGACCGGGCCATAGAGCTGGAACAAACACTGTTTGACGAATTGCGGGAACGTGTTGCCAAAGAAGCACCACGTACTCAAAAAACGGCTGAGGTACTCGCACAAATTGATGTGCTCTTCGGTTTAGCACACCTTGCCACTCATGCTGGTTATTGCCGTCCCGAAGTCACGGAAGAACCAGTGCTGGATATCAGAGAGAGTCGGCATCCCGTACTCGACCGTCTGCAACCGACAGGTGAATTTGTTCCCAATGATGTTTTGCTCGGCGATCCATATGGACGCGTCCAGATCATTACTGGTCCCAATATGGCAGGAAAGAGTACTTATATCCGTCAGGCAGCTCTACTCACGTTAATGGCACAGATTGGCTCATTCATTCCTGCCAGTGAAGCCCGTATTGGAATTGCGGACCGTATTTTTGCACGCGTGGGAGCCAGTGACGAATTGAGTAAAGGGCAAAGTACCTTTATGGTCGAAATGACAGAAGCGGCACGTATCCTCAATTCCGCTTCTGAACGCAGTCTGGTCATCCTGGATGAAATCGGACGGGGAACCAGCACGTATGATGGAATTTCCCTGGCATGGTCTATGACTGAACATCTACATGACCAGATCAAGGCTCGTACGCTGTTCGCAACTCACTACCACGAACTCACAGAATTAACACAATCGCTGAAACAAGCCAGTAACTGGAATGTCGCCGTACATGAGCAGGATGGCGAAATTGTGTTTCTTCACAAAATTATTGAAGGCTCCGCGAATAAAAGCTACGGAATCCATGTAGCCCGCCTGGCAGGTATACCAGAACAAGTCATTCACCGCGCTAATCAAATTCTTTCCACACTCGAAAAAGATCATATTGATGCCAGTGGAAAGCCAACCATTCCACCTCGACCTCAAAAAACATCCTCTCAACAACAGCTCTCTCTGTTTGGTAACACCCCTCATCCCGTGCTCGACGAAATCCGAGATTTGAATGTCGATGAGCTTACTCCCCTGGCGGCACTTGAAGAATTGTACAGAATTCGTGAACAACTGAAATGA
- a CDS encoding ribose-phosphate diphosphokinase, producing the protein MAGSGNPILAQAIADELGIRLTPCEAHQFSEGNIFVRIKENVRGRDVYLIQGVHYPVNDNFVELMFWIDALKRASAQQVTAVIPFFSYAKGDKKDEPRVSIRARVCADAIEVAGADRVLTMDLHSPQIQGFFSVPVDHLYGRHVIGEHIQKMNIENLVVCSPDVGFAKEASDFAKLLGVPVVIGNKARKDHSETVEVLEVIGEVEGKNVILVDDFTITGRTLISMAETLKQKGANDIYAAVTHGVLSKGAAERIGNSPLKKMFMTNTIETLADPLPDNLEVISVAHSFAAAIRSIHDRTSVSTLFPEKRTKK; encoded by the coding sequence ATGGCTGGTTCCGGTAATCCCATCCTTGCGCAAGCCATTGCCGATGAGTTGGGCATCCGTTTGACACCGTGTGAAGCGCACCAGTTCAGTGAAGGCAATATTTTTGTTCGTATTAAGGAAAATGTTCGAGGGCGCGACGTCTATCTCATTCAAGGCGTCCATTATCCGGTGAACGATAATTTTGTTGAGCTCATGTTTTGGATCGATGCTCTGAAACGCGCCAGTGCACAGCAGGTTACCGCTGTGATCCCTTTTTTCAGCTATGCAAAAGGAGACAAGAAAGACGAACCTCGCGTTTCAATCCGTGCCCGGGTCTGCGCTGACGCAATTGAAGTGGCTGGAGCAGACCGCGTGCTGACCATGGATCTACACAGTCCACAAATTCAGGGATTTTTCAGCGTTCCCGTTGATCATCTCTACGGCCGCCATGTCATCGGCGAACATATTCAAAAAATGAATATCGAAAATCTTGTTGTTTGTAGCCCCGATGTTGGATTTGCCAAAGAAGCTTCAGATTTTGCTAAACTACTGGGAGTTCCAGTCGTCATTGGAAATAAAGCCCGCAAAGACCATTCAGAAACCGTGGAAGTATTGGAAGTGATTGGTGAAGTGGAAGGCAAAAATGTGATCCTTGTCGATGACTTCACAATCACAGGCCGCACTTTGATCAGCATGGCTGAGACCTTGAAGCAAAAAGGAGCCAACGATATTTATGCCGCGGTCACACACGGTGTATTATCCAAAGGAGCAGCAGAGCGAATTGGCAATAGTCCGTTGAAGAAAATGTTCATGACCAATACGATTGAAACCTTAGCTGATCCTCTGCCCGATAATCTGGAGGTCATTTCAGTGGCTCATTCATTCGCTGCTGCCATTCGATCCATTCATGACCGCACCAGCGTCAGTACACTATTTCCGGAAAAGAGAACGAAAAAGTAA
- the serC gene encoding 3-phosphoserine/phosphohydroxythreonine transaminase, whose protein sequence is MTERIYNFSAGPAALPLPVLEQAQQDLISLGDTGIGVLEHSHRSKAFLAVYEQAESLCREIASVPDNYKILFLQGGASTQFFMIPMNLLSKDQTADYLVTGSWSKKAVKEAKLFGSVNIACNSEDKNFSYIPSEVALSEQPAYVHFTSNNTIYGTEFASEPEVPAGVPLVCDASSDIFSRPIDISKYGIVYAGAQKNLGPSGMAVVIIRDDLIEQGPTDIPTMMQYRTHSEAGSMFNTPPTFGIYVLGRVLQWLKDQGGLAAMGQKNQAKAGKLYDYLVQSQLFKPTAAKQDRSLMNVTFVTGDADLDAKFIAQATAAGLDGLKGHRSVGGMRASIYNAFPEAGIDKLLSMMNEFEQEHAS, encoded by the coding sequence ATGACAGAAAGAATTTACAACTTTTCTGCAGGCCCCGCTGCACTTCCTTTGCCCGTTCTGGAACAGGCACAACAAGATCTGATTTCACTGGGAGATACGGGAATCGGGGTTCTGGAGCATTCTCACCGGAGTAAAGCATTTCTCGCCGTTTATGAGCAAGCCGAAAGCCTGTGCCGGGAAATTGCTTCCGTTCCAGATAACTATAAAATTCTGTTTTTGCAGGGAGGGGCTTCGACTCAGTTTTTCATGATCCCCATGAATCTGCTTTCTAAAGATCAGACAGCCGACTATCTGGTTACCGGTTCCTGGTCCAAGAAGGCCGTCAAAGAAGCCAAACTCTTTGGAAGTGTAAATATCGCCTGTAATAGCGAAGACAAAAATTTTTCCTATATTCCCTCAGAAGTTGCTTTGAGTGAGCAACCCGCTTATGTGCACTTCACATCAAATAATACGATTTATGGTACCGAGTTCGCATCAGAACCCGAAGTTCCAGCGGGAGTGCCTTTAGTTTGTGATGCGAGTAGCGATATCTTTTCGCGTCCCATCGACATATCTAAATATGGCATTGTTTACGCCGGTGCTCAGAAAAACCTGGGACCCAGTGGTATGGCTGTCGTCATCATTCGGGATGATCTCATCGAGCAGGGACCGACCGACATACCAACAATGATGCAGTATCGCACTCACTCAGAAGCAGGTTCCATGTTTAACACGCCTCCCACATTCGGGATTTATGTTTTGGGACGTGTCCTGCAATGGTTGAAAGATCAGGGCGGGTTAGCGGCTATGGGGCAGAAGAATCAGGCCAAAGCGGGTAAGCTATATGATTACCTGGTTCAAAGCCAGCTCTTCAAGCCCACGGCTGCGAAACAGGATCGCTCCTTAATGAACGTGACATTCGTGACCGGCGATGCCGACCTGGACGCAAAATTCATTGCTCAGGCGACTGCTGCCGGTTTGGATGGCTTGAAAGGTCATCGTAGTGTGGGCGGAATGCGTGCCAGTATTTATAACGCATTTCCGGAAGCCGGTATCGACAAGTTACTCTCCATGATGAATGAGTTCGAACAGGAGCATGCCTCTTGA
- a CDS encoding phosphorylase family protein — protein sequence MNQPEVDKAHADIGLVCALHMEIQQFLDRCEHVKKYTGGSYVFRGGFLDQVKVAVVQTGVGFARARAATQALIDAHSPPWVLSVGFSGALDPKMKVGDIVVGTSVSDLHGQELKNDVQFPEDREHGLYVGKLINTDAIVRTVEEKLRLAEQHAALAVDLESLAVAQVCQAENKGFMAIRAISDDCSTDLPPEVISILGETGAVRAGAAVGAIFKRPESIKEMWKMRGDASKAATRLGSFLEGVVTQLYEARH from the coding sequence TTGAATCAACCCGAAGTCGATAAAGCACATGCGGATATAGGGCTGGTCTGTGCCTTGCACATGGAGATCCAGCAATTTCTGGATCGTTGTGAGCACGTCAAGAAATATACCGGCGGTTCGTATGTCTTTCGGGGAGGCTTTCTGGATCAAGTCAAAGTAGCCGTTGTGCAAACGGGTGTCGGCTTTGCTCGCGCCCGAGCGGCAACTCAGGCACTGATTGACGCGCATTCGCCTCCCTGGGTCTTATCGGTTGGATTTTCGGGAGCCCTGGACCCTAAAATGAAGGTCGGAGATATTGTCGTCGGTACTTCCGTCAGTGACCTGCATGGCCAGGAATTAAAAAACGATGTTCAATTTCCAGAAGACCGGGAGCACGGGCTCTATGTAGGGAAGCTTATCAATACCGATGCGATCGTTCGTACTGTTGAAGAAAAACTCAGACTTGCCGAACAACATGCAGCGCTCGCAGTCGATCTGGAAAGCCTGGCGGTAGCGCAGGTCTGCCAGGCTGAGAATAAAGGCTTCATGGCGATTCGCGCGATCAGCGACGATTGCTCTACAGATCTTCCTCCCGAAGTGATTTCAATCCTCGGGGAAACAGGTGCAGTAAGGGCAGGAGCAGCCGTCGGTGCCATCTTCAAGCGTCCTGAAAGTATTAAGGAAATGTGGAAGATGCGCGGCGATGCCTCAAAGGCGGCAACTCGTCTGGGGAGTTTCCTGGAAGGCGTGGTGACCCAGCTCTATGAAGCCCGGCATTAA
- a CDS encoding DUF1559 family PulG-like putative transporter, translating into MKQIGLALHNYYETHDSLPPGATLGKNQTPYHSWQAMILPFLDQLYLYRQIHFNEPWDASVNQEVFKQKIPEYLNPKTKAKISPEGYSLSHYVGNELVLKPNIRMKFEEIQDGSSNTILAIETGENFKPWGDPTALTKPVNIISPKKKSPSTGGYYILLCDGRVHYVSEDIDPSILKALSTPDGGEEVGEY; encoded by the coding sequence ATGAAGCAGATTGGGTTGGCGCTACACAATTATTACGAGACACATGATTCTCTCCCACCAGGAGCCACTCTCGGAAAGAATCAAACTCCCTACCACAGCTGGCAGGCAATGATTCTGCCCTTTTTGGATCAGTTATACCTTTATAGACAGATCCATTTTAACGAGCCCTGGGACGCTTCTGTAAATCAGGAAGTCTTCAAGCAGAAAATTCCTGAATATCTTAATCCCAAAACAAAAGCGAAAATTTCTCCAGAAGGCTACTCCCTTTCCCATTATGTAGGAAACGAATTGGTTCTCAAACCAAATATCAGAATGAAATTTGAAGAGATACAAGATGGGTCTTCAAACACCATTTTAGCTATCGAAACCGGCGAAAACTTCAAACCGTGGGGAGATCCGACCGCATTGACAAAACCAGTTAACATCATCAGCCCCAAAAAGAAATCGCCGTCCACTGGAGGGTATTATATCCTGCTGTGTGATGGCAGGGTTCATTATGTGTCGGAAGATATTGATCCTTCAATACTCAAAGCTTTGAGCACGCCCGATGGTGGCGAAGAGGTTGGCGAGTATTAA
- a CDS encoding DUF1559 family PulG-like putative transporter, translating into MANWYVKRGSQIAGPLTLQRLNELAAQGKVQETDLVREGEENDFVPASQIPGLIPEFGSNFEEDDYQQGSQSQTTSPKKSNAVLWIVVAVAGGGFVLVILILMALLLPAVQQARDAARRSMSKNNMKQIGLALHNYHDVFSQFPPGGTATADGKPYHSWQTAILPFVDQAPLYNDIDFDVAWDDPSNQIIFEQEIPTYLNPSIEEKISPDGLGLSHYVGNELVMKKNGNIGIRDMTDGTSNTILAVETGQNFKPWGDPTSIAKPTEIMGQGKKSSFRGGNHVLMGDGSVRFVSENIDPETLKNLSIPNDGKAIGEF; encoded by the coding sequence ATGGCCAATTGGTATGTTAAGCGTGGTAGTCAAATCGCTGGCCCCTTAACACTTCAGCGCTTAAATGAATTAGCAGCTCAGGGAAAAGTTCAAGAGACCGATCTGGTTCGTGAAGGTGAAGAGAACGACTTCGTTCCCGCAAGTCAGATTCCAGGGTTAATTCCTGAATTTGGAAGCAACTTTGAGGAAGATGATTATCAACAAGGCAGCCAATCTCAAACGACATCACCTAAAAAAAGTAATGCCGTACTTTGGATTGTTGTTGCTGTTGCCGGCGGCGGGTTTGTTTTGGTGATTCTGATTTTGATGGCCCTACTCTTACCAGCGGTGCAGCAAGCACGCGATGCAGCACGACGTTCTATGTCGAAAAATAATATGAAGCAAATTGGTCTGGCGCTACATAATTATCACGACGTTTTTTCACAATTTCCTCCCGGAGGGACTGCGACCGCAGACGGGAAACCCTACCATAGTTGGCAAACTGCTATTCTCCCCTTTGTTGATCAGGCGCCACTTTATAATGACATCGATTTTGACGTAGCCTGGGATGATCCCAGCAACCAAATCATTTTTGAACAGGAAATTCCCACATACTTAAACCCGTCAATTGAAGAAAAGATTTCACCTGATGGATTAGGTCTTTCCCATTATGTCGGCAATGAACTCGTCATGAAGAAAAACGGAAACATTGGCATACGAGACATGACCGATGGCACTTCGAATACCATTTTGGCAGTCGAGACAGGCCAAAACTTCAAGCCCTGGGGCGACCCGACTTCGATTGCAAAGCCTACCGAGATCATGGGTCAAGGAAAGAAGTCCTCTTTCAGAGGAGGCAATCATGTCCTCATGGGTGACGGCAGTGTGCGCTTCGTTTCGGAAAACATTGATCCTGAGACATTAAAAAACTTGAGTATCCCCAATGATGGGAAAGCGATAGGAGAGTTTTAG
- a CDS encoding creatininase family protein codes for MAAEPVIRPWILSETNYAHVKENPYEVAVLPMGATEPHNLHLPYGTDTYEADAIGSRVCEAAYQRGAKVVMLPPIPYGTETNQSEFPLSMNVNPSTLGQIIADLVDSLANHGVHKLLILNSHGGNDFKPLLRELHGSTPVQIFLADWFRGTSADVKAELFENPDDHAGEMETSLALAYFPQFVSRDPETDALHADDGATNATRFAAVNSGWVSITRPWHLLTTNSGSGNPHQASAEKGEKLMQVLVERLSQFLVELSEAKLDDQFPF; via the coding sequence GTGGCAGCGGAACCTGTGATACGTCCCTGGATTTTATCCGAGACCAATTATGCCCATGTAAAAGAAAACCCCTATGAAGTTGCGGTGTTGCCAATGGGGGCTACGGAACCGCATAACCTACACCTGCCTTATGGAACTGATACTTATGAAGCAGACGCAATTGGCTCTCGCGTGTGTGAAGCTGCTTATCAACGTGGTGCGAAAGTGGTCATGTTACCTCCGATTCCTTACGGAACAGAAACCAATCAATCTGAGTTTCCTCTCTCAATGAATGTAAACCCTTCCACGTTAGGACAAATCATCGCAGACCTGGTTGATTCACTGGCAAATCATGGCGTACATAAACTGTTGATTCTGAATAGTCATGGTGGAAATGATTTTAAACCGTTATTGCGCGAACTGCATGGTTCTACGCCGGTACAAATCTTTCTGGCGGACTGGTTTCGCGGGACTTCCGCCGATGTGAAAGCAGAGCTGTTCGAGAACCCGGATGATCATGCGGGGGAAATGGAAACCTCACTGGCACTGGCTTATTTTCCACAGTTTGTTTCCCGTGATCCGGAAACAGACGCTTTACATGCTGATGACGGTGCGACCAACGCGACGCGATTTGCAGCGGTCAATTCTGGCTGGGTCAGCATTACACGACCCTGGCATTTATTGACTACCAACTCCGGATCGGGCAACCCTCATCAGGCGTCTGCCGAGAAAGGCGAGAAATTAATGCAGGTGCTTGTCGAGCGGTTATCACAATTTCTGGTCGAACTCTCAGAGGCAAAACTGGATGATCAATTTCCATTCTAA